From the genome of Streptococcus marmotae, one region includes:
- a CDS encoding VanZ family protein, whose translation MNKKYLLLDSMNALLSFFVCRYVFMHYLYFQYYLRMVVRMPEIDFVGPLLVILVMSYSVFVFMSFFYRKHVDRKMILVLYAIYFACLAFLLVFKSMGIKGLVLNPMETLQDIQAGNIFVPLMNLVMFIPLGTLVTRKKQFLVAVAGVIGVEIAQYVFSFGICDTGDIVLNSVGILIGIAIRQIGLLKFFLEKIG comes from the coding sequence ATGAATAAGAAGTACCTCCTGTTAGATAGTATGAATGCCCTGCTTTCTTTTTTCGTGTGTCGCTACGTCTTTATGCACTATCTTTATTTTCAATATTATCTTCGGATGGTAGTGCGTATGCCTGAGATTGATTTTGTGGGACCATTGCTGGTCATTCTCGTCATGAGCTATAGTGTATTTGTTTTTATGAGCTTTTTCTATCGGAAGCACGTAGACAGGAAAATGATTCTAGTGCTATATGCCATTTATTTTGCTTGTTTAGCTTTCCTACTGGTTTTCAAAAGCATGGGGATTAAAGGGCTTGTCTTGAATCCGATGGAAACACTACAAGATATACAAGCTGGAAATATCTTCGTTCCTTTGATGAATCTTGTCATGTTTATTCCTCTAGGGACACTCGTTACAAGGAAAAAACAATTTTTAGTCGCAGTTGCTGGCGTGATAGGAGTTGAAATCGCCCAGTATGTCTTTAGCTTTGGGATTTGTGATACAGGAGATATTGTGCTAAATAGCGTAGGGATCTTGATTGGAATAGCCATCAGACAAATCGGCTTGCTAAAATTCTTCTTAGAGAAGATAGGCTAG
- a CDS encoding ABC transporter ATP-binding protein: MRVMLTLLKEVRHVKGLFGLGILIYLGASTFVRLSPILLQQIIDGPITDLSKGLPFDQVAFLWQLATYIAVNIVGALFFYLSTRILMHCANRIAEILRNRAYDQMQRLPISYFDDKPAGKIATRIVNDTETLRNQFYATLVYIFNNLVYLVFTYGVIFYMNVHLGLVLLALLPVFYGLQLLYKRLTDQPMKDFYDARSDINTKVNEAMNGASLIQLYGQEEAIMQDFEQTATKMKQAENRVIWAQSIATWNMTEMVKYLVITLVLTIIGQQFLAGQWYLTAGLLFVYINYVSNAFDAMGRLVQQLPNMLRSLETGKRLLALLEEPMENDSEAELVVTTGRVVFDHVQFAYEEGKPILKDISFEVEKGETIALVGHTGSGKTSIMNLLYRFYDPQKGQVQIDGQNIRDYSRESVRSHMGIVLQDPYLFTGTIASNVSMNDEEMDRQKVLESLEKVGATDLLCRLEKGIDEPVVEKGAAFSSGERQLIAFARTLYSDPKILILDEATSHIDTETEEIIQHAMEVVKEGRTTFIIAHRLSTIQNANQILVLDKGEIAERGNHEELIALDGIYAQMQAIQQQVR; the protein is encoded by the coding sequence ATGAGAGTGATGCTAACCTTATTAAAAGAAGTCCGTCATGTCAAGGGCTTGTTTGGTCTTGGGATTCTCATCTATCTTGGGGCTTCGACCTTTGTACGTCTATCACCTATCCTTTTGCAACAAATCATCGATGGTCCCATAACAGATTTGAGTAAGGGTTTACCTTTCGACCAAGTAGCCTTTCTCTGGCAATTAGCAACGTATATTGCGGTTAATATCGTAGGTGCTCTGTTTTTCTATCTCTCAACACGTATCCTGATGCACTGTGCCAACCGGATTGCCGAGATTCTACGCAACAGAGCCTATGATCAGATGCAGCGGTTGCCGATTTCCTATTTTGATGACAAACCAGCAGGAAAGATTGCAACACGGATTGTTAACGATACAGAGACCTTACGCAATCAATTCTATGCGACCCTAGTCTACATCTTCAATAACCTTGTTTATTTGGTCTTTACCTACGGAGTTATTTTTTACATGAATGTCCATCTTGGACTGGTTCTGCTGGCTTTATTGCCAGTATTCTATGGTTTGCAGCTTCTGTACAAACGCTTGACGGATCAGCCGATGAAAGATTTTTACGATGCCCGAAGTGACATCAATACCAAGGTTAATGAAGCCATGAATGGGGCAAGTTTGATTCAGCTCTATGGTCAGGAAGAAGCCATTATGCAGGATTTTGAACAGACGGCTACTAAGATGAAACAAGCAGAGAATCGGGTCATCTGGGCCCAATCCATTGCTACATGGAACATGACAGAGATGGTCAAATACTTGGTCATTACCTTAGTCTTAACGATTATCGGTCAGCAATTTTTGGCAGGACAATGGTATCTGACTGCCGGTCTTCTCTTTGTGTATATCAACTATGTTTCCAATGCTTTTGATGCGATGGGACGATTGGTACAGCAACTTCCAAATATGTTGCGCTCCTTAGAAACAGGGAAACGCCTATTAGCTTTACTCGAAGAACCTATGGAAAATGATAGTGAGGCTGAATTAGTTGTCACAACGGGTCGTGTGGTATTTGATCATGTTCAGTTTGCTTATGAAGAAGGGAAACCGATTCTGAAAGATATTTCCTTTGAAGTCGAAAAAGGGGAGACGATTGCGCTTGTCGGTCATACTGGATCAGGCAAGACTTCCATTATGAACCTTCTCTATCGCTTCTATGACCCGCAAAAAGGGCAGGTTCAGATTGATGGTCAAAATATCAGAGACTATTCACGTGAAAGTGTGCGTAGCCATATGGGTATAGTTCTCCAAGATCCCTATCTCTTTACAGGAACCATTGCTAGCAATGTTAGCATGAACGACGAGGAGATGGATCGGCAGAAGGTATTGGAATCCTTAGAAAAGGTCGGTGCAACGGATTTGTTGTGTCGTCTGGAGAAAGGAATTGATGAGCCTGTAGTGGAAAAAGGAGCTGCGTTTTCAAGTGGGGAGCGACAGTTAATTGCCTTTGCTCGTACACTGTACTCGGACCCTAAGATTCTCATCTTAGATGAAGCAACTTCGCACATTGATACAGAAACCGAAGAAATTATCCAGCATGCTATGGAAGTTGTGAAAGAGGGACGGACAACCTTTATTATTGCCCACCGCTTGTCTACCATTCAAAATGCCAATCAGATTTTGGTACTGGATAAGGGGGAAATTGCAGAGCGAGGCAACCATGAGGAACTCATTGCGCTTGACGGAATCTATGCACAAATGCAGGCCATTCAGCAGCAGGTGAGATAG
- a CDS encoding HAD family hydrolase — protein sequence MKALIFDLDDTLYNQEEPFQRAVQAHLPVQDEQMGDLYIAFRLYADEVFEAATAGDITLESSHIYRMKRALADVGYAVSDELALTIQQEYQENQGKLSLSPEFPAIFDYCRQNKIRLGIITNGPHLHQLRKLQSLEMTNWISEYVTIISGQVGVTKPSKEIFDLMVEKMQLLPEDMCYVGDSFENDVAGAKAAGWKAIWLNHRKRKQPQSPYQADAVVEEREELLGVIEQLVSHSVTQFEAEQQGKANE from the coding sequence ATGAAAGCATTGATTTTTGATTTGGATGATACCTTGTATAATCAGGAAGAGCCTTTTCAGCGGGCGGTTCAGGCACATCTACCTGTCCAAGATGAGCAAATGGGTGACTTATATATAGCCTTTAGACTGTATGCAGATGAGGTTTTTGAAGCCGCGACAGCAGGCGATATCACACTCGAAAGTAGCCATATTTACCGAATGAAGCGAGCTTTGGCTGATGTTGGCTATGCAGTTTCAGATGAATTGGCGCTCACTATTCAGCAAGAGTACCAAGAAAACCAAGGGAAGCTATCGCTTAGTCCAGAATTTCCAGCTATTTTTGACTATTGTCGTCAGAACAAGATTCGTCTGGGGATTATTACCAATGGCCCACATCTTCATCAACTGCGCAAGTTGCAATCCTTAGAAATGACCAATTGGATTTCAGAGTATGTGACTATTATTTCTGGTCAAGTGGGAGTAACCAAGCCTTCTAAGGAGATTTTTGACCTAATGGTAGAGAAGATGCAACTCTTACCTGAGGACATGTGCTATGTTGGTGATTCCTTTGAAAATGATGTTGCCGGTGCAAAAGCTGCAGGTTGGAAAGCCATTTGGCTCAATCACCGGAAACGGAAACAGCCCCAAAGTCCCTATCAAGCAGATGCGGTGGTGGAGGAGCGGGAAGAACTGCTCGGTGTGATTGAGCAATTAGTCAGTCACTCAGTTACCCAGTTTGAGGCAGAGCAGCAAGGAAAAGCCAATGAATAA
- a CDS encoding PTS sugar transporter subunit IIB: MKNIMLVCNAGMSTSMLVTKMLKSAADKGIETTIWAVPVSEVADEVANKSIDALLVGPQVKFMLDEYKENYEPAIKVGDINMVDYGTMNGANVLDFALKLLGD; the protein is encoded by the coding sequence ATGAAAAATATTATGTTAGTATGTAATGCTGGTATGTCTACTAGTATGTTAGTGACCAAGATGTTGAAATCTGCAGCCGATAAGGGAATTGAAACAACTATTTGGGCTGTTCCTGTCTCAGAGGTTGCTGATGAAGTAGCGAATAAATCAATTGATGCCTTGCTAGTCGGACCTCAGGTCAAATTTATGTTGGATGAGTACAAGGAAAATTATGAGCCTGCAATCAAAGTAGGCGACATCAATATGGTAGATTACGGAACAATGAATGGGGCCAACGTCTTAGACTTTGCCTTGAAGTTACTAGGAGATTAA
- a CDS encoding BglG family transcription antiterminator, with the protein MLTKKEAAIVDVLLQHQTSYLSSQKIAAAIGMSDRTIRKYLGLIEDKIGRHGAVLTSKSGYGYLLSFTDEEAFQLYWQEVQKADRFIKEVTQLEESIDRRHYIIHKLFLEDDCPTISDLSQELYLSKTSIAQLLHDIKDLVLPYGIKVQTGRKGIRIVGKEGAIRHFIKDYFFLDSFQQSVFSLIHDELLEESHFSEIIMVVIDECRNAQLHLPDFILHNLVVHLALMIRRIHLGKEIKIVSGEQLGDSREYQVAQRMLHRLSESFALVFPEKEAEYISIHLHRGSIKDTEEQEIPQKTDDLATQLTHQLEELGQELQVPLQTDGHLLESLKAHFVPLVHRLDNHIQLLNPLKEDIIRQYPLVFEAVKQHFSRMPLLQHHQITDDEYAYISLHILASLEKMSTQNHHRVLVVCASGYGSARMLQSRLEKEFPQELEIVEVASYLDLSEHKLKGIDFIISSVDLGNLVFLVPVVRVNVLLQSRDIARIRAHMAKKAWTSSDSGLVHTSEPRQNQQSLDITQLFQEHQFLYFDKAVDKETILSEMIQRLDEAENQPFQLDFRKQIAVRENLSSIVYDEVLAFPHPAKALSLMEQVVVAICQEPVKWDKEHEKVQFIFLLSPSKGKNERMKVLTPALVSFVHCPELHKELLSKPTLENFITVVRPLL; encoded by the coding sequence ATGCTAACAAAAAAAGAAGCAGCAATTGTGGACGTTTTGCTGCAGCACCAAACTAGCTACCTTTCAAGTCAAAAAATTGCAGCAGCAATAGGGATGAGTGATCGAACCATTCGAAAGTATTTGGGGCTGATTGAAGATAAGATAGGTCGTCACGGAGCTGTTTTAACGTCTAAGTCAGGCTATGGTTACTTGCTTTCCTTTACAGATGAGGAAGCCTTTCAATTGTATTGGCAAGAAGTGCAGAAAGCAGATCGGTTTATCAAGGAAGTCACCCAATTAGAAGAATCGATTGATAGGCGGCACTATATTATTCACAAACTCTTTTTGGAGGATGACTGTCCAACTATTTCTGACCTATCGCAGGAATTATATCTGAGTAAAACGAGTATTGCGCAACTGCTTCATGATATTAAGGACTTGGTTCTACCATATGGCATTAAGGTTCAGACGGGTCGTAAGGGTATTCGGATTGTCGGGAAGGAAGGTGCGATTCGCCATTTCATCAAAGATTATTTCTTTTTAGATAGTTTTCAGCAGTCAGTTTTTTCATTGATACATGATGAATTATTGGAGGAAAGCCATTTTTCAGAGATTATCATGGTGGTGATTGACGAATGTCGCAATGCCCAGCTACATTTGCCAGATTTTATTCTTCATAATTTAGTAGTTCATTTAGCCTTGATGATTCGTCGGATTCATCTAGGAAAAGAGATTAAGATTGTGTCCGGTGAGCAGCTAGGAGATAGTCGCGAGTATCAGGTCGCACAAAGAATGTTACATCGTCTGTCTGAAAGTTTTGCCTTGGTCTTTCCAGAGAAAGAGGCAGAATATATCTCCATTCATCTCCATAGGGGGAGTATAAAAGATACTGAGGAGCAGGAAATTCCTCAGAAAACAGATGATCTAGCGACTCAGCTTACTCATCAATTGGAAGAACTGGGGCAAGAATTACAGGTGCCATTGCAAACCGATGGACATCTGCTAGAGTCGCTAAAAGCTCACTTTGTTCCTCTTGTGCACCGACTAGATAATCATATTCAACTGCTTAATCCTTTAAAAGAAGATATTATCAGGCAATATCCACTTGTATTTGAAGCTGTGAAGCAGCATTTTTCAAGAATGCCTCTATTGCAGCATCACCAGATTACTGATGATGAGTATGCCTATATTAGTCTGCATATCTTGGCCTCTTTAGAAAAAATGAGCACCCAAAATCACCACCGTGTTTTGGTGGTTTGCGCGAGTGGCTATGGAAGTGCACGGATGTTACAGAGTCGATTGGAAAAGGAATTCCCCCAGGAGTTGGAGATTGTAGAAGTTGCTAGCTACCTTGACTTGTCTGAACACAAGCTAAAAGGAATTGATTTTATCATTTCCTCAGTCGATTTAGGAAATTTGGTCTTTCTCGTTCCAGTTGTTAGAGTAAATGTCCTCTTGCAGTCACGAGATATTGCGCGTATTCGTGCTCATATGGCGAAAAAAGCATGGACGAGTAGTGACTCTGGTCTGGTTCATACGAGTGAACCGAGGCAAAATCAGCAGTCATTAGATATCACACAACTCTTTCAGGAACATCAATTTTTATACTTTGACAAGGCAGTTGATAAAGAAACGATTTTGTCAGAAATGATACAACGTTTGGATGAAGCAGAAAATCAGCCATTTCAGTTGGATTTCCGTAAGCAAATTGCTGTCCGTGAAAATCTGAGTTCGATTGTCTATGATGAAGTTCTAGCCTTTCCACATCCAGCAAAAGCTCTATCTTTGATGGAACAAGTAGTAGTAGCGATTTGTCAAGAACCCGTAAAGTGGGACAAAGAACATGAAAAGGTACAGTTTATCTTCCTTCTTTCGCCTTCAAAAGGAAAAAATGAGCGGATGAAGGTACTAACTCCAGCCTTGGTTAGTTTTGTCCACTGTCCAGAGCTACATAAAGAATTGTTGAGCAAACCAACACTAGAAAATTTTATAACAGTAGTACGCCCTTTATTATAG
- a CDS encoding PTS lactose/cellobiose transporter subunit IIA, whose product MVEPVNLEAIMGLIMHGGDAKGNAVKAIRSAKKGDFEEAAAFLEKANQSLSIAHKSQTALLSEEASGQSVEVSLLMVHGQDHLMNAITFLDMAKETVDLYRRIEDMGG is encoded by the coding sequence ATGGTAGAACCAGTAAATCTTGAAGCAATCATGGGGCTGATTATGCATGGAGGCGATGCCAAGGGAAATGCCGTTAAAGCGATTCGGTCTGCGAAGAAAGGCGATTTTGAAGAAGCAGCAGCCTTTCTTGAAAAAGCAAATCAATCCTTGAGCATTGCGCATAAATCTCAAACAGCTTTGTTATCAGAGGAAGCATCCGGTCAGTCGGTAGAAGTTTCCCTTCTAATGGTGCATGGACAGGATCATCTCATGAATGCTATTACATTTTTGGATATGGCCAAGGAGACGGTTGACCTTTACCGCCGAATAGAAGATATGGGAGGATAG
- a CDS encoding glycoside hydrolase family 1 protein: protein MSEKKVYRFPEGFLWGSSTSGPQSEGIVAGDGKTRSNWDAWYQQEPERFFDQVGPEQTSTFYQHYQEDIQLLKETGHTVFRTSIQWSRLMADGVGQVNEKAVAFYRQVFQGIVAQGIKLIVNLYHFDLPYALQEKGGWENKETVYAYERYARTCFDLFGDIVDTWITFNEPIVPVECGYLGDYHLPGVIDAKAAALVAYHTQLASSLAVKACHELHPEHRICIVLNLTPAYPRSDSKEDQDAARIAELFQMKSFLDPSVLGSYPAELVDILKRHAILPPATEEELRIIKENTVDFLGVNYYQPIRVQARSKQPSPDEPLTPHYYFEPYDMPGKKINPHRGWEIYEKGIYDIGINLKEQYGNIEWLVTENGMGVEGEDKFRKQGVIQDDYRIAFIEDHLIELHKAIEEGANCKGYLLWTFIDCWSWLNAYKNRYGLIELNLETQERIIKKSGHWFKKLSENNGFER, encoded by the coding sequence ATGTCAGAAAAAAAAGTGTATCGTTTCCCAGAAGGTTTTTTGTGGGGTAGTTCGACATCTGGACCACAGAGCGAAGGGATTGTGGCAGGAGACGGCAAGACGAGAAGTAATTGGGATGCTTGGTATCAACAGGAGCCAGAACGTTTTTTTGATCAGGTTGGTCCTGAACAAACCTCGACCTTTTATCAGCATTACCAAGAAGATATTCAGCTCTTGAAAGAAACAGGGCATACCGTTTTTCGGACCTCTATTCAGTGGTCACGTTTAATGGCAGACGGGGTCGGTCAGGTCAATGAAAAAGCTGTTGCCTTTTATCGTCAGGTTTTTCAAGGCATTGTAGCCCAAGGAATCAAGCTGATTGTCAATCTCTATCATTTTGATTTGCCATATGCCTTACAAGAAAAAGGAGGCTGGGAAAATAAGGAAACCGTTTATGCTTACGAGCGGTATGCGAGAACATGTTTTGACTTATTTGGGGATATTGTAGACACTTGGATTACCTTTAATGAGCCGATTGTGCCTGTTGAATGTGGTTATTTAGGTGATTATCATCTTCCTGGAGTGATTGATGCGAAAGCTGCAGCTTTGGTGGCTTACCATACGCAATTAGCAAGTTCCCTAGCGGTCAAGGCCTGTCATGAATTACATCCAGAACACCGGATTTGCATTGTCTTAAATTTGACTCCGGCCTATCCACGCAGTGATAGTAAAGAGGACCAAGATGCGGCTCGGATTGCGGAGTTATTCCAAATGAAGAGTTTTCTTGATCCGTCTGTCTTAGGTAGTTACCCGGCTGAATTGGTGGATATTTTAAAAAGGCATGCTATTTTACCTCCGGCAACGGAAGAGGAATTGCGCATCATCAAAGAAAATACAGTAGACTTTTTGGGTGTGAACTACTACCAGCCGATTCGGGTGCAGGCAAGAAGCAAGCAACCAAGTCCTGATGAGCCACTAACACCGCATTACTATTTTGAACCCTATGATATGCCTGGTAAGAAAATCAATCCACATCGGGGTTGGGAAATTTATGAAAAAGGGATTTATGATATTGGGATAAATCTCAAGGAACAGTACGGGAATATCGAGTGGCTAGTGACAGAAAATGGTATGGGTGTAGAAGGCGAGGATAAATTCCGCAAGCAGGGTGTCATCCAAGACGATTATCGCATTGCCTTTATCGAAGATCATTTGATAGAACTCCACAAGGCGATTGAAGAAGGGGCGAACTGTAAAGGTTATCTGCTGTGGACCTTTATCGATTGCTGGTCTTGGCTCAATGCTTATAAAAATCGCTATGGTCTGATTGAGTTGAATTTGGAAACGCAAGAACGAATCATCAAAAAATCAGGTCATTGGTTCAAAAAACTAAGTGAGAACAATGGTTTTGAACGCTAG
- a CDS encoding DUF871 domain-containing protein: protein MLTLGFSLYPEKYDLKHSLDYIDLLARYGAKRLFMSLLQLSDGIDDYGQLYQAIIAYANQQGIRVIADVSPAFLEANGWQDCLIEKCREFGLAGLRLDEALPLADMVTLTHHSYGIKIELNMSTDKRLLTDLIAAGADLSNIIACHNFYPHEFTGLSRSHFLEMSRFYHERGIETAVFLSSNTALEGPWPVTEGLPTLEEIRHAPLTVQAEVMKATGLFDTVLISNQFIAETELASLVEVLGQDSVGLTYEPLVELTDIEQKVLAFPHRYRGDVSDFVIRSTEPRVQYQEATVPARLQSKAVTRGTIVIDNDAYSRYKGEVQIALKSFTMTDKTNIVAQLTPWSLLILDYLQPWQAFRLVEEINPL from the coding sequence ATGCTAACACTTGGCTTTTCACTCTATCCAGAAAAATATGACCTCAAGCATTCCCTTGATTATATTGACCTACTAGCTAGATATGGAGCGAAGCGACTCTTTATGAGCCTTCTGCAATTGTCAGATGGAATAGACGATTATGGTCAGCTTTATCAAGCCATTATTGCCTATGCAAATCAGCAGGGGATTCGAGTGATTGCGGATGTCAGCCCAGCTTTTTTGGAAGCAAATGGTTGGCAAGATTGTCTGATTGAAAAGTGTCGTGAATTTGGACTAGCAGGCCTAAGACTTGATGAGGCCTTACCATTAGCTGATATGGTGACCTTGACCCATCATTCTTACGGCATTAAAATCGAGCTCAATATGAGTACTGATAAGCGGCTTTTGACAGACTTAATAGCAGCCGGTGCCGATTTGAGTAATATCATTGCCTGTCATAACTTTTATCCTCATGAATTTACTGGTCTATCTCGCTCACATTTCTTGGAGATGTCACGTTTTTACCATGAGAGAGGTATCGAAACAGCAGTCTTTTTGAGTTCGAATACGGCCTTAGAAGGACCGTGGCCTGTTACAGAAGGTCTTCCAACTTTAGAAGAAATCCGTCATGCTCCACTAACTGTTCAGGCAGAAGTGATGAAAGCAACTGGCTTGTTTGATACGGTTCTAATTTCTAATCAATTCATAGCAGAAACAGAATTGGCAAGTTTGGTGGAGGTATTGGGACAGGACAGCGTTGGGCTAACCTATGAGCCCTTGGTGGAGTTAACAGATATAGAACAGAAAGTCCTAGCTTTTCCTCATCGCTATCGGGGAGATGTATCTGATTTTGTTATTCGCTCAACTGAACCACGTGTCCAATATCAAGAAGCGACTGTTCCTGCGCGACTTCAATCAAAAGCAGTTACCCGCGGAACCATTGTGATAGATAATGATGCTTACTCGCGCTATAAGGGAGAAGTGCAAATCGCTCTTAAGTCCTTTACCATGACGGATAAGACAAACATCGTCGCCCAACTGACACCTTGGAGTTTGCTGATTTTAGATTATCTGCAACCTTGGCAAGCCTTTCGACTGGTAGAAGAGATCAATCCCCTTTAA
- the ybeY gene encoding rRNA maturation RNase YbeY, producing MYIEMVDETKQVTEEMQQQIRDLLEFAAQKIGKEQKEMAITFVDNARVHEVNLEYRGIDRPTDVVSLEYKPETEIVFDEEDLLENPELSEMLADFDAYIGELYISIDKAHEQAKDYGHSFEREMGFLAVHGFLHINGYDHYTPEEEAEMFGLQEEILTAYGLTRE from the coding sequence ATGTATATTGAAATGGTGGATGAAACAAAACAAGTGACAGAGGAAATGCAGCAACAGATTCGAGACTTGTTGGAGTTTGCGGCTCAAAAGATTGGTAAAGAGCAAAAGGAAATGGCTATTACCTTTGTTGATAACGCGCGTGTTCATGAGGTCAATTTGGAATACCGTGGCATCGACCGTCCGACAGATGTAGTGAGTTTGGAGTATAAGCCAGAGACCGAGATTGTCTTTGATGAGGAAGATTTGCTTGAGAATCCAGAATTGAGCGAGATGCTAGCGGATTTTGATGCCTACATCGGTGAGTTGTATATCTCCATTGATAAGGCGCATGAACAAGCAAAAGACTATGGTCATAGTTTTGAACGTGAAATGGGCTTTTTAGCTGTGCATGGTTTTCTGCACATTAACGGTTATGACCATTATACGCCGGAAGAAGAAGCAGAAATGTTTGGTTTACAAGAAGAAATACTGACAGCTTATGGACTTACACGAGAATAA
- a CDS encoding PTS sugar transporter subunit IIC, which produces MDTFMKISGKLGSQKHLVAIRDAFLAMFPLTMAGAIAVLINVLVRDIPNSMGNTGFAESMQPLITLNGCVYFGTIAIMALAFVFALGYNRAQHEKLNPIAGGLVSFAAFISTIPQTMTIVTDVAGLDKSIVKALADFGLTISESGLETSDWGAIKVAYAGATGLFTAMIIGLLSAEIYCFLMKKKITIKMPDTVPPAVNKAFASMIPGIVAIYVSAFIGFMAMQLSGQPLNDLVSTYIQKPLLGLSQGWFSVILLSFLVQLFWFFGLHGHNVLGPVLDGIYLPALLENTAAHEAGKTLPYIWTRGSFDAYGQMGGSGVTIAFIIAVFLFSKRQEYRAVAKLSAPMGVFNINEPITFGIPMVLNPLFIIPWLIVPPICCGIAYTATALGLIPSVYVSIPWITPPGLYAFLATGGNLLAGAISLFNVFVAFLIWTPFVIAANKVEVGENA; this is translated from the coding sequence ATGGACACATTTATGAAAATTTCTGGCAAACTAGGATCGCAAAAGCACTTGGTTGCCATACGGGATGCATTTCTTGCTATGTTTCCACTCACCATGGCAGGAGCAATTGCTGTTTTAATCAATGTCTTAGTACGTGATATTCCAAATAGCATGGGAAATACTGGTTTTGCAGAGTCTATGCAGCCACTTATTACCTTAAATGGTTGTGTGTATTTTGGTACAATTGCCATTATGGCGCTAGCCTTTGTCTTTGCTCTTGGCTACAACCGAGCACAACATGAAAAATTGAATCCTATTGCCGGTGGTCTGGTTTCTTTTGCAGCTTTTATCTCAACCATTCCACAAACAATGACCATTGTAACAGATGTGGCAGGCTTAGATAAATCAATTGTTAAAGCCTTAGCTGATTTTGGTTTGACTATTTCTGAAAGTGGTTTGGAAACATCAGATTGGGGAGCAATTAAGGTAGCCTATGCTGGAGCTACGGGCTTGTTTACAGCGATGATTATCGGTCTTCTTTCAGCAGAAATTTACTGCTTCTTGATGAAAAAGAAAATTACGATTAAGATGCCAGATACGGTTCCACCAGCTGTTAATAAGGCCTTTGCTTCTATGATTCCAGGGATTGTAGCGATATATGTATCTGCTTTCATCGGCTTCATGGCGATGCAATTATCTGGTCAACCCTTAAATGATTTAGTATCAACCTATATTCAAAAACCATTACTTGGATTATCACAAGGCTGGTTCAGTGTTATCTTACTTTCTTTCTTGGTTCAATTATTCTGGTTCTTCGGACTTCATGGCCACAATGTATTGGGTCCTGTTTTGGACGGTATTTACCTACCTGCTTTGCTCGAAAATACAGCAGCGCATGAAGCTGGTAAAACCCTTCCATATATTTGGACTCGTGGGTCATTTGATGCTTATGGGCAAATGGGTGGTTCAGGAGTGACCATTGCCTTCATTATCGCAGTCTTCCTATTTTCAAAACGCCAAGAATACCGTGCAGTTGCAAAATTGTCTGCACCGATGGGTGTCTTTAATATCAATGAACCAATCACCTTTGGGATTCCAATGGTCTTAAATCCACTCTTCATTATTCCATGGCTTATCGTACCACCAATCTGTTGTGGAATTGCTTATACAGCAACAGCTCTAGGCTTGATTCCTTCAGTTTATGTATCTATTCCATGGATTACTCCTCCAGGACTTTATGCCTTCCTTGCAACAGGGGGAAATCTCTTAGCAGGTGCTATTTCACTCTTTAATGTCTTTGTTGCTTTCCTTATCTGGACACCATTTGTTATTGCAGCAAATAAGGTAGAAGTAGGGGAAAATGCGTAA
- a CDS encoding DUF3284 domain-containing protein, whose product MEARLTVTGQPELYYQLCLELFQADYQGATGQTIPLSEIREGLSFVKRFGKKREQSVKVTLQQLVENQSYAVAIQSNRGVQFLTYQLRSLGQDEVEICYSEDYLPEGRFNQLNYKLLLPLMRRSLEKRMLLQIKKFAEFAIKKEVP is encoded by the coding sequence ATGGAAGCACGTTTGACAGTTACTGGCCAGCCTGAGTTATACTATCAGCTCTGTTTAGAACTGTTTCAGGCCGACTATCAAGGAGCAACGGGACAAACGATTCCACTGTCTGAGATAAGAGAGGGCTTGAGTTTCGTCAAGCGATTTGGTAAGAAAAGAGAGCAATCTGTTAAGGTTACCTTGCAACAGTTGGTTGAAAATCAGTCTTATGCTGTCGCTATTCAATCTAATCGTGGTGTGCAATTTTTGACCTATCAATTACGCTCTTTAGGACAGGATGAGGTAGAGATTTGCTATTCAGAGGATTATCTACCAGAGGGGCGCTTTAATCAGCTTAATTACAAGCTATTGTTGCCTCTTATGAGAAGGAGTTTAGAGAAGCGGATGCTTCTTCAAATTAAAAAATTTGCAGAATTTGCAATAAAAAAGGAGGTTCCTTAA